One Synergistaceae bacterium genomic region harbors:
- a CDS encoding M15 family metallopeptidase: MYKFFAAIMAILIISSCSFADDNKDFYAKEIDDVIFSRIKGKSYKDNCTVPLSELRYLHVLHVGFDGETHEGEIICNVSIAEDLLDIFKNLYDAEYQIEKIRLVDEYNADDESSMRDNNSSCFNFRFISHTTRVSKHGRGMAIDINTLYNPCVKVVDGKYFIEPATAGDYIDRTKNFAHKIDENDLCDKLFTEHGFEWGGHWKSLKDYQHFEK; this comes from the coding sequence ATGTATAAATTTTTTGCTGCTATCATGGCAATATTAATAATTTCGTCGTGTTCATTTGCTGATGATAATAAAGACTTTTACGCAAAAGAGATTGACGACGTAATTTTTTCGCGAATCAAGGGCAAATCCTATAAAGATAACTGCACAGTGCCGCTAAGTGAATTAAGATATTTGCATGTTTTACACGTGGGCTTTGACGGAGAGACTCACGAGGGCGAAATAATTTGTAATGTCTCAATAGCTGAAGATTTGCTTGATATTTTCAAGAATTTATATGACGCTGAATATCAAATCGAGAAAATTAGACTCGTTGACGAGTATAACGCCGATGATGAGTCTTCAATGAGAGATAATAACTCGTCATGCTTTAATTTCAGGTTCATATCTCACACAACAAGAGTGTCAAAACATGGCCGCGGCATGGCAATAGATATTAACACTCTCTACAATCCCTGCGTCAAAGTAGTAGACGGGAAGTATTTTATTGAGCCAGCAACTGCCGGAGATTATATTGACAGGACGAAAAATTTTGCTCACAAGATAGACGAGAATGATTTATGCGATAAACTTTTCACCGAACACGGATTTGAATGGGGCGGCCACTGGAAGAGCTTGAAAGATTATCAACATTTCGAGAAATAA